The following coding sequences are from one Prochlorococcus sp. MIT 1314 window:
- a CDS encoding serine hydroxymethyltransferase, with translation MEFIIFLSKLDKEILDLLIKANYIVEENKVECLLNKKIKGLHNFEENKIIICTENAKRKTNYRKIKQQPSKDNHKIERAIRKALRHEATHAIQKCNNNKIVGDIKKLESKLHQSKRKALEFSTSNFSGTYAKEVEAYVLEDKPKKVKNLIKEYCL, from the coding sequence ATGGAATTTATAATATTTCTAAGCAAATTAGATAAAGAGATTCTTGACTTATTGATAAAAGCAAATTACATAGTTGAAGAAAATAAAGTTGAGTGTTTATTAAATAAAAAGATTAAAGGATTACATAATTTTGAAGAAAATAAGATAATAATTTGTACTGAAAATGCAAAAAGAAAAACAAATTATAGAAAAATAAAGCAACAACCAAGCAAAGATAACCACAAAATAGAAAGGGCAATAAGAAAAGCATTAAGACATGAAGCCACTCATGCAATTCAAAAATGTAATAACAATAAAATAGTAGGAGATATAAAAAAACTAGAAAGTAAATTACATCAAAGTAAGAGGAAAGCTCTTGAGTTCTCTACTTCCAATTTTTCTGGGACTTATGCAAAAGAAGTAGAAGCTTATGTTCTTGAAGACAAACCCAAAAAAGTAAAAAATTTGATTAAAGAATACTGCCTATAA
- a CDS encoding Y-family DNA polymerase: MKISSIDAIALIDANNFYASCEQNINPHLRNKPVVILSNNDGCIIARSPEARALKIKMGAPYFKVKERLNKLNVAVLSSNYVLYGDMSRRLMNLLKSYCEQIEIYSIDEAFVSISRPNDKNLYPWARSIRSLIYQNLGITITVGIGENKVRAKIANKLAKNIDYSAGIFDLARTSNENNYLKRISVDEIWGVGKQTSNWLKSKGIKNARELRDMKENEIIKKLGIVGKRLQLELKGHKCLPIEKSKNSKKEIQVSRSFGTPVTKLEDLTQALATHAIKASEKMRSLHLQSSDIRVFARTSKYSNQNYQRSAHRKLTNATDDTNNILKIVVELSKEIYNPEHKFSKAGVLMQGLTNSEYLQQSVINYKSQKDLKKSANLMRTIDLLNKRFNNNAITWAITKKPQSWTMNKNFLSRSSTTDINQIPTIVK, encoded by the coding sequence ATGAAAATTTCAAGTATTGATGCTATAGCTCTTATAGATGCCAATAATTTCTACGCATCATGTGAACAAAATATTAATCCTCATTTAAGAAATAAACCAGTAGTAATTTTATCTAATAATGACGGATGTATCATTGCAAGAAGTCCTGAAGCGCGAGCTTTAAAAATCAAAATGGGAGCTCCTTATTTTAAGGTGAAAGAAAGATTAAACAAATTAAATGTAGCAGTCTTAAGCTCAAACTACGTGCTTTACGGCGACATGAGCAGAAGGCTAATGAATTTACTAAAAAGCTACTGTGAACAGATAGAAATTTATTCTATTGACGAAGCATTTGTCTCAATTTCTAGACCTAATGATAAAAATCTATATCCTTGGGCTAGAAGCATAAGATCATTAATATATCAGAATCTAGGGATTACCATAACAGTAGGAATAGGAGAAAATAAAGTAAGAGCAAAAATTGCTAATAAATTAGCTAAAAATATTGATTATTCAGCTGGAATATTTGATTTAGCTAGAACCAGCAATGAGAATAATTATTTGAAAAGAATTAGTGTAGATGAGATATGGGGAGTCGGAAAACAAACCTCTAATTGGTTAAAAAGTAAAGGTATTAAAAATGCTAGAGAGTTAAGAGATATGAAAGAAAATGAAATTATTAAGAAATTAGGCATCGTTGGGAAAAGATTGCAATTAGAACTGAAAGGTCATAAATGTTTGCCTATAGAAAAAAGCAAGAACTCAAAAAAAGAAATTCAGGTAAGCCGGAGTTTTGGTACTCCTGTCACAAAATTAGAAGACTTAACCCAAGCACTGGCGACTCACGCAATAAAAGCGTCTGAAAAAATGAGAAGTCTGCATTTGCAATCATCTGATATTAGAGTATTTGCCAGAACCAGTAAATATTCAAATCAAAATTATCAAAGAAGTGCTCATAGAAAACTTACAAATGCAACAGACGACACAAATAATATTTTAAAAATAGTAGTTGAATTATCTAAAGAAATTTATAATCCCGAACATAAATTCTCAAAAGCTGGAGTTTTAATGCAGGGTTTAACTAATAGCGAATATTTACAGCAATCAGTTATCAATTACAAATCTCAGAAAGACTTAAAAAAATCAGCAAATCTTATGAGAACGATTGATTTATTAAATAAAAGATTTAATAACAATGCAATTACATGGGCGATTACAAAAAAGCCACAAAGTTGGACAATGAATAAGAATTTCTTAAGTCGCTCATCTACAACCGATATCAATCAGATACCAACTATAGTAAAGTGA
- a CDS encoding translesion error-prone DNA polymerase V autoproteolytic subunit: protein MDFFDSTTKKLKIPLLTDSVSAGFPSPADDYTEENIDLNEHLISNPFSTFFLRVKGDSMINAGIKDKDLIIVDKSLTARPGNIIIAMIDGEFTIKRLSIKNNELYLKAENHNYPDFRFKNHIDVQIWGVVIYSIHNYL from the coding sequence TTGGATTTCTTTGATTCAACTACTAAAAAGCTTAAGATCCCCTTATTAACTGATTCGGTATCAGCAGGATTTCCTTCTCCTGCAGATGACTATACAGAAGAAAATATTGATTTAAATGAACATTTAATATCTAATCCATTTAGCACTTTTTTTCTTAGAGTTAAAGGTGACTCAATGATAAATGCAGGAATCAAAGATAAAGATTTAATAATAGTAGACAAGAGTTTAACAGCTAGGCCTGGGAATATTATCATTGCAATGATAGACGGGGAATTTACAATAAAAAGATTATCTATAAAAAATAATGAATTATATTTAAAAGCAGAAAATCACAATTATCCTGATTTTAGGTTTAAAAACCATATTGATGTACAGATATGGGGAGTTGTTATTTATTCAATACATAACTATTTATGA
- a CDS encoding 23S rRNA (pseudouridine(1915)-N(3))-methyltransferase RlmH: MLQSNRLTIYAVGKIKKFWIRDGINQYKKRMPELTINELKTFNLNNIRSNNNIIICLSEEGKQFNSVELCSLFLNFKNKKIGFLIGDTDGISSDIKEKSDLILSLSPLTFPHELARLFLIEQIYRAISISNNSPYHRS, encoded by the coding sequence ATGCTTCAGAGTAATAGACTAACAATTTATGCTGTCGGCAAAATAAAGAAATTTTGGATTAGAGATGGAATTAATCAATACAAAAAAAGAATGCCTGAACTTACCATTAATGAGTTAAAGACTTTTAATTTAAATAATATTAGATCCAATAACAATATTATTATCTGCCTAAGTGAAGAAGGGAAGCAGTTTAATTCAGTTGAACTATGTTCTTTATTCTTAAATTTTAAAAATAAAAAAATTGGTTTCTTAATCGGCGATACTGATGGAATTAGTTCAGATATAAAAGAAAAATCAGATCTTATATTAAGTCTTTCTCCTTTAACTTTTCCCCATGAATTAGCTAGATTATTCCTAATCGAGCAAATCTATAGAGCTATTTCTATATCTAACAACTCCCCTTACCATCGTTCTTAA
- the rsmA gene encoding 16S rRNA (adenine(1518)-N(6)/adenine(1519)-N(6))-dimethyltransferase RsmA, which translates to MNSKNYHQKKRFGQHWLVNKKILEKIKEIAFLNENDFILEIGPGKGALTSKLLDSEIKKLHAIELDKDLINLLNDKFNNNDKFSLQQGDILSVNLDSINKKITKVIANIPYNITGPILDIFIGRLGIIRNYSYEKIIFLMQKEVVDRILSKEGSPYAGALSIRMQLLSKIKKICDVPPSSFSPPPKVFSSLVVFEPIKNDLRLDISLEKYIDKLLRISFNSRRKMLRNTLNSILSNEEINELSESSKVCFNLRPQDISIDQWIKLAENCIKIKK; encoded by the coding sequence ATGAATTCTAAAAACTATCATCAAAAAAAAAGATTCGGACAACATTGGTTGGTAAATAAAAAAATATTAGAAAAAATTAAAGAAATTGCTTTTCTTAATGAAAATGACTTTATTTTAGAAATTGGTCCAGGTAAAGGAGCTTTAACATCTAAGTTATTAGATTCAGAAATTAAAAAATTACATGCGATTGAATTAGATAAAGATTTAATAAATTTATTAAATGATAAATTCAATAATAATGATAAGTTTTCACTTCAGCAGGGAGATATTCTTTCTGTAAATTTAGATTCGATTAATAAGAAGATTACAAAAGTGATTGCAAATATTCCTTACAATATAACTGGCCCAATATTAGATATTTTCATAGGCCGATTGGGGATTATAAGAAACTATAGTTACGAAAAAATAATTTTTTTAATGCAGAAAGAAGTTGTAGATAGGATTTTGTCAAAAGAAGGTAGTCCCTATGCTGGTGCGCTTAGTATAAGAATGCAACTCTTATCAAAAATAAAAAAAATTTGCGATGTACCGCCTTCATCATTTAGTCCGCCTCCAAAAGTTTTTTCTTCTTTAGTAGTTTTCGAACCAATTAAAAATGATTTAAGATTAGATATAAGTTTAGAAAAATATATAGATAAACTTCTACGAATTTCATTTAATTCTAGAAGAAAAATGCTTAGAAATACTCTTAATTCAATACTGTCAAATGAAGAGATAAATGAATTATCTGAATCTTCAAAAGTTTGTTTTAATTTAAGACCACAAGATATTTCAATTGACCAATGGATTAAGCTTGCAGAAAATTGTATTAAAATTAAAAAATAA
- the ispE gene encoding 4-(cytidine 5'-diphospho)-2-C-methyl-D-erythritol kinase: MQDLAKKKIIIKSPAKINLHLEIIGKREDGFHELAMIMQNIDLFDYLEFQINNEGLIKLESDCNDLSLSSDNLIVKSANLLRKNSNIDFGANIFLRKNIPIGAGLAGGSSNAAATLIGLNKLWDLNLDQETLCSLASTLGSDIPFFIKGGIQLCFGRGEILEKLDSNFEYGVILLKNPNVSVSTAETYKKYSNRFCDQYLTNIEMIENIRKNLRDNGLNNLNFDNQHLTIKNDLQLVVENDNDSVKQALYLLSNLENCLTFSMSGSGPTCFAIFKDVETAKKELTANYKLFKDKGYDSWVCSFLEKGITFI; the protein is encoded by the coding sequence ATGCAAGATTTAGCTAAAAAGAAAATTATTATAAAATCTCCTGCCAAAATAAATTTGCACCTTGAAATTATTGGTAAAAGAGAAGATGGATTCCATGAGTTAGCAATGATTATGCAAAATATTGATCTTTTTGATTATTTGGAATTTCAAATTAATAATGAAGGGTTAATTAAACTAGAATCTGATTGTAATGATTTAAGCTTATCTAGTGATAACTTAATTGTTAAATCGGCAAATCTTTTAAGGAAAAATTCAAATATAGATTTCGGTGCGAATATATTTTTAAGAAAAAATATTCCAATTGGTGCAGGATTAGCTGGTGGATCCAGTAATGCAGCGGCAACATTAATTGGTCTTAATAAGTTATGGGATTTGAACTTAGATCAAGAAACATTGTGTTCGTTAGCATCAACTTTAGGTTCTGATATACCCTTTTTTATAAAAGGTGGTATTCAATTATGTTTTGGAAGAGGCGAAATTTTGGAGAAATTAGATTCAAACTTTGAATATGGAGTAATTCTTTTAAAAAATCCAAATGTATCAGTATCTACTGCTGAAACTTATAAAAAATATAGTAATAGATTTTGTGATCAATATCTTACTAATATAGAAATGATTGAGAACATAAGAAAAAATTTAAGAGATAATGGTTTAAATAACTTAAATTTTGATAATCAACATTTAACTATCAAAAATGATTTGCAGTTAGTTGTTGAAAATGATAATGATTCTGTAAAGCAAGCTTTATATTTACTTTCTAATTTAGAGAATTGTCTGACATTTTCAATGAGCGGATCAGGCCCTACATGCTTTGCAATCTTTAAAGATGTAGAGACTGCTAAAAAAGAATTAACTGCAAATTATAAATTATTTAAAGATAAAGGTTACGATTCATGGGTTTGCTCTTTCCTTGAAAAGGGAATAACATTCATATAA
- a CDS encoding DUF3082 domain-containing protein, which translates to MVDKNKNDENIQNNNIPEKGPLNFIIGSLTSFLLFIFFYFLSNKIAIYFSIHKPSNSSEIVQNISSSINTLIIGLSFLLTFSFAFIGIGLFIVFIRSFFLKKS; encoded by the coding sequence ATGGTAGATAAAAATAAAAATGATGAGAATATTCAGAATAATAATATTCCAGAAAAAGGGCCTTTGAATTTTATTATTGGATCATTAACAAGTTTTTTATTATTTATATTTTTTTATTTCTTAAGTAATAAAATTGCAATTTATTTTTCTATACATAAACCATCTAATTCATCTGAAATAGTACAAAATATTTCTTCTAGTATTAATACCTTAATAATTGGATTATCTTTTTTACTAACTTTTTCTTTTGCTTTCATAGGCATTGGCCTTTTTATTGTATTTATTCGCAGTTTTTTTCTGAAGAAAAGTTGA
- a CDS encoding pyruvate dehydrogenase complex E1 component subunit beta: MAGTLLFNALREAIDEEMANDVNVCVMGEDVGQYGGSYKVTKDLYEKYGEFRVLDTPIAENSFTGMAVGAAMTGLRPIVEGMNMGFLLLAFNQISNNMGMLRYTSGGNYKIPAVVRGPGGVGRQLGAEHSQRLEAYFHAVPGIKIVACSTPTNAKGLMKAAIRDDNPVLFFEHVLLYNLSEELPEEDYTCALDQADVVKEGKDVTLLTYSRMRHHCLKAVEELDKKGIDVELIDLISLKPFDMDTIAKSIRKTNKVIIVEECMKTGGIGAELIALITEECFDDLDARPIRLSSQDIPTPYNGNLENLTIIQPHQIIEKVEHLTTGSL; this comes from the coding sequence GTGGCTGGAACATTATTGTTTAATGCTTTGAGAGAGGCAATTGACGAAGAAATGGCAAATGATGTTAATGTTTGCGTTATGGGTGAAGATGTTGGTCAATACGGAGGTTCTTATAAAGTAACTAAGGATTTATATGAAAAATATGGCGAGTTTCGAGTATTAGATACTCCTATTGCCGAGAACAGTTTTACAGGTATGGCTGTAGGTGCTGCAATGACTGGCCTGAGACCAATAGTAGAAGGAATGAATATGGGTTTTCTTCTTTTAGCCTTTAACCAGATATCTAATAATATGGGAATGCTTAGATATACAAGTGGAGGTAATTATAAGATTCCGGCAGTAGTTCGCGGCCCAGGTGGAGTTGGTCGACAACTTGGAGCTGAACATAGTCAAAGACTTGAAGCCTATTTTCATGCAGTCCCTGGTATAAAAATTGTGGCTTGTAGTACTCCCACAAATGCTAAAGGTTTAATGAAAGCAGCGATAAGAGATGATAATCCAGTTTTGTTTTTTGAACATGTACTTCTATATAATTTGTCTGAGGAATTACCTGAGGAAGACTACACCTGTGCTTTAGATCAAGCTGACGTGGTAAAAGAAGGTAAAGATGTTACTTTATTAACTTATTCAAGAATGAGACATCATTGCCTTAAAGCTGTTGAAGAATTAGATAAAAAGGGAATAGATGTTGAGTTAATTGATTTGATAAGTTTAAAACCCTTTGATATGGATACCATTGCAAAATCAATAAGAAAAACAAATAAAGTAATTATTGTTGAAGAATGCATGAAAACAGGAGGTATAGGTGCAGAATTAATTGCTTTGATAACAGAAGAGTGTTTCGATGATCTAGATGCCAGACCAATTAGGTTATCAAGCCAGGATATACCAACTCCTTATAATGGAAATCTTGAGAATTTGACGATAATACAGCCACATCAAATAATTGAAAAAGTTGAACATTTAACAACCGGGAGTTTATAG
- the secD gene encoding protein translocase subunit SecD, whose translation MKRRQGWLFFIIFLLTLSVYLLINYPLNLGLDLQGGSQLTLQLVKEEGKVTKDELEAVKSVIDRRVNNLGVSESNLQTLGRDQLILELPGEQNPLAASRVLGKTALLEFRTQKVGTSSELRKLQLQRSNIKGLIEKYSSVEINKYGDNFLDNIQDSLKDIEQELNYSATSDELYGKLIEIKKHVDKLIANLFNKTDLSGKDLINAGRRQEQTNNNWEVLITFSSAGGDKFAEITKSIAGTNQLLAIILDGESISEASVGSQFVNTGITGGSATISGNFNAENARELEVQLKGGSLPLPIEIVETNTIGALLGSNNILKSFYAAVSGLIFVGIFMIFNYRILGLVSVISLILYGFFNLALYSLIPVTLTLPGISGLILSIGMAVDANILIFERIREELYSGNTLIRSIDSGFQRANSSIVDGHITTLLSCFILFLLGTNFVKGFAATLGIGVVISLFTSLNCSKTILRFFTTYQSLRQKNLYLSKENFSDNKI comes from the coding sequence ATGAAAAGAAGGCAGGGCTGGCTTTTTTTTATAATATTTCTACTTACATTATCAGTTTATTTATTAATAAATTACCCTTTAAATTTAGGCTTGGATTTACAAGGTGGTTCTCAACTTACACTTCAACTTGTTAAAGAGGAAGGTAAGGTAACCAAAGATGAACTTGAAGCAGTTAAGTCGGTTATTGATAGACGAGTTAACAATTTAGGTGTTTCCGAGTCCAATTTGCAAACCTTAGGTCGAGATCAATTGATTTTAGAATTACCTGGTGAGCAGAACCCATTAGCAGCTTCCAGGGTTTTAGGTAAGACTGCTTTACTAGAATTTAGAACCCAAAAAGTAGGAACATCAAGTGAATTAAGAAAATTACAACTTCAGAGATCCAATATTAAAGGTTTAATAGAAAAATATTCCTCTGTAGAAATAAATAAATATGGAGATAATTTCTTAGATAATATTCAGGATAGCCTTAAAGATATTGAGCAAGAATTAAATTACTCTGCCACGAGTGACGAATTATATGGAAAATTAATAGAGATAAAAAAGCATGTTGATAAATTAATTGCAAATCTATTTAACAAAACTGATTTATCTGGCAAGGATCTAATTAATGCAGGTAGGAGACAAGAACAAACAAATAATAACTGGGAAGTTTTAATAACTTTTAGTAGTGCAGGGGGGGATAAATTTGCAGAAATTACAAAGTCAATTGCTGGTACTAATCAACTACTAGCTATTATTCTTGATGGAGAATCTATAAGTGAAGCCAGTGTTGGAAGTCAGTTTGTCAATACTGGTATTACAGGTGGATCTGCCACAATAAGTGGTAATTTTAATGCCGAAAATGCTAGAGAATTAGAGGTTCAACTTAAAGGCGGTTCATTGCCATTGCCAATTGAAATAGTAGAGACAAACACCATTGGAGCTCTTCTAGGTTCTAATAATATTCTCAAAAGCTTTTATGCAGCAGTAAGTGGATTAATTTTTGTTGGGATATTTATGATTTTTAACTATAGAATTTTAGGTTTGGTTTCAGTTATTTCTCTAATACTCTATGGATTTTTTAACTTAGCTCTTTATTCTTTAATACCTGTAACTTTAACTTTACCTGGAATATCTGGCCTCATATTAAGTATTGGTATGGCTGTTGATGCAAATATTCTAATATTTGAGAGAATTCGAGAAGAATTATATAGTGGAAATACTCTTATTAGATCTATTGATAGTGGTTTTCAAAGAGCTAATTCTTCAATAGTTGATGGTCACATTACAACGCTTCTAAGTTGTTTTATATTATTTTTATTAGGAACAAATTTTGTTAAGGGTTTTGCTGCAACATTAGGTATTGGTGTAGTAATAAGCTTATTTACATCATTAAATTGTTCTAAAACAATTTTGAGATTTTTTACAACCTATCAATCATTAAGACAAAAAAATCTTTACCTTTCCAAGGAAAACTTTTCTGATAATAAAATTTAA
- the secF gene encoding protein translocase subunit SecF codes for MKLFNLDLIKNKRKIIFFSTFLLLLSLLGILYSTFNTSYKKPINLGMDFIGGNELRIERVCPNECSYISPDLVLENLRESSKNKNLFNTVNLQFQNNNKLVSIRTPYLNIEESNNLINNLENIIGPLNYESKNSRLIGPKLGKRLLTNCATSLVVSLFAISLYITIRFDRKYALFALLALFHDLLIVFGIFSWLGIILSVEVNSLFAVSLLTIAGYSVNDTVVIFDRIRENLRSTSKGHNEIIQLSVNESFRRTTFTSITTLIPLITLILFGSYSLFWFSISLSLGIIIGSYSSILLAPSFLLKD; via the coding sequence ATGAAATTATTCAACCTTGACCTAATAAAAAATAAAAGAAAAATAATATTTTTTTCTACATTTCTTTTATTGCTAAGCCTATTAGGAATTTTATATTCCACTTTTAATACTTCTTATAAGAAACCAATTAATCTAGGGATGGATTTTATTGGAGGAAATGAATTAAGAATTGAAAGAGTCTGTCCAAATGAATGTTCTTATATTTCTCCCGATTTAGTATTAGAAAATTTAAGAGAAAGCTCCAAAAATAAAAATCTATTTAATACTGTTAATTTACAATTCCAAAATAATAATAAACTAGTATCAATAAGAACACCCTACTTAAATATTGAAGAATCTAATAATCTAATTAATAATCTTGAAAATATTATTGGCCCTTTAAATTATGAGAGTAAAAATTCAAGATTGATAGGACCAAAGCTAGGAAAAAGATTGCTTACTAATTGTGCTACCTCATTAGTTGTCTCCTTATTTGCAATATCCTTATACATAACAATTAGATTTGATAGAAAATATGCATTATTTGCATTGTTAGCTTTATTCCATGATTTATTAATAGTTTTCGGAATTTTCTCTTGGTTAGGAATTATTTTATCTGTTGAGGTAAATAGTTTATTTGCAGTCTCTTTGTTAACTATTGCGGGTTATTCAGTAAATGATACTGTTGTAATTTTTGATAGGATACGTGAAAATTTAAGATCAACTAGTAAAGGGCATAATGAAATTATTCAATTATCGGTTAATGAATCATTTAGGAGAACGACTTTTACTAGTATTACTACCCTAATTCCTTTAATAACACTAATTTTGTTTGGTTCCTATTCACTTTTTTGGTTTTCTATTTCTCTATCATTAGGAATTATAATTGGAAGTTATTCAAGTATTTTATTGGCTCCATCTTTTTTGTTAAAAGATTAA
- a CDS encoding AI-2E family transporter, which yields MSSSSYFKLAVILATSFIIWTLRDFLLLIICSLVISNIVCNLCNQIQNRFKIPRSFALFFVLTIISVIVFTIFILVLPPFIKEFNEILIDIPNGLSKINFLINTNLNKLNNFFYGEESENVIDIFNLVNNVVTIPDAATIAKAIQESFKNLINIAGNLGSGLLKLIFVLVVSLMISIEPKQYKENILLLIPKNYRNKFRNILDKCNIALANWTFSMVISSLSVGLLSLIILSILDVKYVVSNALIAMVLNIIPNIGPVISGIFPISIALLDNFWKPLAVLGAYVIIQNIESYIIMPSIMKKKANLLPGLTLISQFGFTFLFGPLGLILSLPLAVIIQVFIKESIRDI from the coding sequence TTGAGTAGTTCATCATATTTCAAGTTAGCAGTAATTTTAGCCACATCTTTTATAATATGGACCTTAAGAGATTTCCTACTTTTAATAATTTGCTCTTTAGTAATTTCAAATATTGTATGTAATTTATGTAACCAAATACAAAATAGGTTTAAAATTCCACGATCCTTTGCTTTGTTTTTTGTATTAACGATTATATCAGTAATAGTTTTTACTATTTTTATTCTTGTTTTGCCTCCGTTTATAAAAGAATTCAATGAAATATTAATTGATATTCCAAATGGTTTATCTAAAATAAATTTTTTAATAAATACAAATCTGAACAAATTAAATAACTTTTTTTATGGTGAAGAATCAGAAAATGTTATAGACATATTTAATCTTGTAAATAATGTAGTTACTATTCCAGATGCTGCAACTATTGCTAAAGCTATTCAAGAAAGTTTTAAGAACTTAATAAATATCGCTGGGAATCTGGGCTCAGGTCTTTTAAAATTAATTTTCGTATTAGTAGTTAGTTTGATGATATCTATTGAACCGAAACAATATAAAGAAAATATACTATTATTAATTCCTAAAAATTATCGCAATAAATTTAGAAATATTCTGGACAAATGCAATATTGCATTAGCAAACTGGACCTTTTCTATGGTCATAAGCTCATTATCAGTAGGTTTATTATCATTAATAATTTTATCGATATTAGATGTCAAATATGTTGTTTCTAATGCTTTAATAGCTATGGTTTTAAATATTATTCCAAATATAGGTCCAGTTATAAGTGGTATATTTCCAATTTCAATTGCTCTATTAGATAATTTTTGGAAACCACTGGCTGTATTAGGTGCATATGTAATTATTCAAAATATTGAAAGCTATATAATAATGCCATCTATAATGAAGAAAAAAGCAAATTTACTTCCTGGTTTAACATTAATATCTCAATTTGGATTTACTTTTCTTTTTGGTCCATTAGGGTTGATTTTATCTCTTCCTCTAGCTGTAATAATTCAAGTTTTTATTAAAGAATCAATTAGAGATATTTAA
- the psb28 gene encoding photosystem II reaction center protein Psb28, whose protein sequence is MPANKTAKIQFYEGTDEPVVPEIRLTRSKDGTTGQALFLFEKPQALSSITVGEITGMRMIDAEGEIITREVKVKFVDGEPIFLEAVYIWKNTSDFERFMRFANSYAKSNGLGYSEKK, encoded by the coding sequence ATGCCCGCAAATAAAACTGCAAAGATACAATTTTATGAAGGAACTGATGAACCAGTAGTTCCTGAAATAAGACTTACTAGGAGTAAAGATGGTACGACTGGACAAGCATTATTTTTGTTTGAGAAACCTCAGGCATTATCTTCTATTACTGTGGGTGAAATCACAGGTATGCGCATGATTGATGCAGAAGGCGAGATAATAACGAGGGAAGTTAAAGTAAAGTTTGTCGATGGAGAACCGATATTTTTAGAAGCAGTTTATATTTGGAAGAACACTTCAGACTTTGAAAGATTTATGAGATTTGCAAATAGTTATGCTAAATCAAATGGATTAGGATATTCTGAGAAGAAGTAG